In the genome of Oncorhynchus clarkii lewisi isolate Uvic-CL-2024 chromosome 4, UVic_Ocla_1.0, whole genome shotgun sequence, one region contains:
- the LOC139406593 gene encoding pleckstrin homology domain-containing family B member 2, with protein MSIVKSGFLHRQSTILRRWKRNWFDLWSDGRLVFYDDQHRRDMEDEIHMRVDCINIRSATACQDLNPPEGRSRDALLQIVCRDGRVISICGDSADDTLAWTMALQDARISSVVAPPQIGFAQQIVASAPPPYSEYGPPPPVYVPDAYGGYAPAPPVHGTQIIYSADGQPYAVAYPYQYQGAYPMRNPQGMNQVIVHERQRDDGGDVALSMLAGAATGLALGSLFSVF; from the exons ATGTCGATTGTGAAAAGTGGCTTCCTCCATCGGCAGA GCACTATTCTGCGGCGGTGGAAGAGGAACTGGTTTGATCTGTGGTCTGATGGGCGGCTGGTTTTCTATGATGACCAGCACCGGCGAGATATGGAGGATGAGATCCACATGAGAGTGGACTGCATTAACATTCGCAGTGCAACTGCATGTCAAG ATCTAAACCCTCCAGAGGGCAGAAGTCGAGATGCCCTGCTCCAGATAGTCTGCAGAGATGGACGGGTTATCAGCATTTGTGGAGACAGTGCAGATGATACACT GGCATGGACCATGGCTCTCCAGGATGCCAGAATCAGCTCT GTGGTCGCTCCTCCTCAGATTGGCTTTGCACAGCAAATTGTTGCTTCTGCCCCTCCTCCATATTCTGAATATGGTCCTCCACCTCCG GTTTATGTTCCGGATGCTTATGGAGGGTATGCCCCAGCTCCTCCTGTCCATGGCACACAGATCATTTACTCAGCTGATGGGCAGCCCTATGCTGTTGCATACCCCTATCAGTACCAAG GAGCATATCCTATGAGGAATCCCCAAGGGATGAATCAGGTTATTGTTCACGAGCGTCAACGTGACGATGGAGGAGACGTGGCTCTCAGCATGCTCGCTGGAGCTGCGACTGGATTGGCTCttggctctctcttctctgtcttctaG
- the LOC139406590 gene encoding serine/threonine-protein kinase PAK 2 isoform X2 — protein sequence MCDNGDPEDKPPAPPVRMSSTIFSTGSSKDPLSANHSSKPLPSVPEERKPRNKIISIFSGAEKGGRKKDRDKERPEISPPSDFEHTIHVGFDAVTGEFTGMPEQWARLLQTSNITKSEQKKNPQAVLDVLKFYDSTGNGRQKYLSFSSEKDGFPAGPHSPVKKGTEPSSIIIKDIDDDDDDDDDDEAPPPIVAPRPEYTKSVYTRSVIDPIPAPATCPDGDAASKGLDRQKKKGKMSDEEIMDKLRTIVSIGDPRKKYTRYEKIGQGASGTVFTAIDVATGQEVAIKQINLQKQPKKELIINEIMVMKELKNPNIVNYVDSFLVGEELYVVMEYLAGGSLTDVVTETCMDEAQIAAVCRECLQALEFLHANQVIHRDIKSDNVLLGMDGSVKLTDFGFCAQITPEQSKRSTMVGTPYWMAPEVVTRKAYGPKVDIWSLGIMAIEMVEGEPPYLNENPLRALYLIATNGTPELQNPEKLSPIFRDFLNLCLEMDVEKRGGGKELLQHPFLKLAKPLSSLTPLILAAKEAMKGNR from the exons ATGTGTGATAACGGGGATCCCGAGGACAAGCCCCCAGCCCCCCCAGTCAGGATGAGCAGCACCATCTTCAGCACAGGCTCCAGCAAGGACCCGCTCTCAGCCAACCACAGCTCCAAGCCCCTGCCCTCGGTTCCGGAAGAAAGGAAACCCCGCAACAAGATCATCTCAATTTTCTCAGGAGCAGAGAAAG GTGGTAGAAAGAAAGACCGGGACAAAGAACGACCAgagatctctcctccttcagactTTGAACACACTATCCACGTTGGCTTTGATGCTGTCACTGGGGAGTTCACT GGCATGCCAGAGCAATGGGCACGGCTCCTCCAGACGTCAAACATCACCAAGTCAGAGCAGAAGAAGAACCCCCAGGCTGTTCTTGACGTGCTCAAATTCTATGATTCTACAGGCAACGGCCGCCAGAAATACCTCAGTTTCTCCTCTG AAAAGGATGGTTTCCCTGCAGGACCCCACTCT CCGGTCAAAAAGGGCACGGAACCCTCATCGATCATTATCAAGgacattgatgatgatgatgatgatgatgatgatgatgaagctCCCCCACCCATTGTGGCACCACGTCCAGAATACACTAAGAGT GTTTACACTCGCTCCGTCATTGACCCCATCCCTGCTCCAGCCACGTGTCCAGATGGAGACGCAGCCTCCAAGGGTCTAGACAGACAGAAGAAGAAGGGCAAGATGTCAGATGAGGAGATCATGGACAAACTGA GAACTATTGTCAGCATTGGAGATCCCAGAAAGAAGTACACAAGATATGAAAAAATTGGACAGGG GGCTTCAGGGACAGTGTTCACAGCCATTGACGTCGCCACTGGACAGGAG GTGGCCATTAAACAGATCAACCTACAGAAGCAGCCCAAGAAGGAGCTGATAATCAATGAGATTATGGTGATGAAAGAGTTAAAGAATCCGAACATTGTCAACTATGTAGACAG tttCCTGGTGGGAGAGGAGCTCTATGTGGTGATGGAGTATTTGGCTGGTGGTTCGCTGACTGatgtggtgacagagacctgCATGGACGAGGCTCAGATAGCTGCTGTCTGCAGAGAG TGTTTACAAGCACTGGAGTTCCTTCATGCGAACCAGGTCATCCATCGTGACATCAAGAGTGACAACGTGCTACTGGGAATGGATGGCTCTGTCAAGCtca CCGATTTTGGTTTCTGCGCCCAGATCACTCCAGAGCAGAGCAAGCGCAGCACCATGGTGGGTACGCCTTATTGGATGGCTCCTGAGGTGGTGACCCGGAAAGCCTATGGGCCTAAGGTTGATATCTGGTCCCTGGGCATCATGGCCATTGAGATGGTTGAGGGGGAGCCTCCATACCTCAATGAGAACCCGCTAAGA gcaCTGTACCTGATTGCCACAAATGGGACTCCAGAACTTCAGAACCCAGAGAAACTGTCTCCCATATTCAGAGACTTCCTTAACCTCTGCCTGGAAATGGatgtggagaagagaggtggtgGCAAAGAGCTGCTGCAG CATCCCTTCCTGAAGCTGGCAAAACCCCTGTCTAGTCTTACACCTCTAATCTTGGCTGCTAAGGAGGCCATGAAAGGCAACCGTTAA
- the LOC139406592 gene encoding inhibitor of growth protein 5-like isoform X2, which yields MAVTRPRFLRGGIENLPCELQRNFTLMRDLDNRTEEKKGEIDKLAEEYISSVRNLASEQRVEHLQKIQSAYSKCKEFSDDKVQLAMQTYEMVDKHIRRLDADLARFENELKEKLEVSGYESPEGRGLKKGEGQGLREKRGPKGRGRKSSDEDSPRKKKLKNSPGLSSALLPMQPSDVLDMPVDPNEPTYCLCHQVSYGEMIGCDNPDCPIEWFHFACVDLATKPKGKWFCPRCTQDKKKK from the exons ATGGCGGTGACGCGACCTCGTTTTCTGCGGGGAG GTATTGAGAATCTGCCTTGTGAACTACAGAGAAACTTTACACTGATGCGGGACCTGGACAATAGAACTGAAG AGAAAAAAGGAGAGATCGACAAGCTGGCAGAGGAGTACATCTCAAGTGTAAGGAACTTGGCTTCGGAACAGAGGGTTGAGCACCTGCAGAAGATCCAGAGTGCTTACAGCAAGTGCAAGGAGTTCAGCGATGACAAAGTGCAGCTTGCAATGCAGACATATGAAATG GTGGACAAGCATATCCGCAGGCTGGATGCAGACCTGGCCCGATTTGAGAATGAGCTAAAGGAGAAGCTGGAAGTGAGCGGCTATGAAAGTCCAGAAGGAAGAGGGTTAAAGA AGGGTGAAGGTCAGGGACTAAGGGAGAAGCGAGGACCCAAGGGGAGAGGCAGGAAATCATCGGATGAGGATTCTCCCAGGAAGAAAAAGCTTAAAAATAG CCCAGGATTGAGTTCTGCTCTCCTGCCAATGCAACCGTCAGATGTTTTGGACATGCCAGTTGATCCCAATGAGCCAACATACTGCTTGTGCCATCAAGTGTCATATGGAGAGATGATTGGATGTGATAACCCTGAT TGTCCAATTGAGTGGTTTCACTTTGCTTGTGTTGATCTTGCTACAAAGCCCAAAGGAAAATG gTTTTGTCCACGGTGCACCCAGGATAAGAAGAAAAAATGA
- the LOC139406590 gene encoding serine/threonine-protein kinase PAK 2 isoform X1, producing the protein MDTYITPCSPSILIPIPDFSDPPLSIVHISTFFAPVCLFVTLFLSFPLPAAMCDNGDPEDKPPAPPVRMSSTIFSTGSSKDPLSANHSSKPLPSVPEERKPRNKIISIFSGAEKGGRKKDRDKERPEISPPSDFEHTIHVGFDAVTGEFTGMPEQWARLLQTSNITKSEQKKNPQAVLDVLKFYDSTGNGRQKYLSFSSEKDGFPAGPHSPVKKGTEPSSIIIKDIDDDDDDDDDDEAPPPIVAPRPEYTKSVYTRSVIDPIPAPATCPDGDAASKGLDRQKKKGKMSDEEIMDKLRTIVSIGDPRKKYTRYEKIGQGASGTVFTAIDVATGQEVAIKQINLQKQPKKELIINEIMVMKELKNPNIVNYVDSFLVGEELYVVMEYLAGGSLTDVVTETCMDEAQIAAVCRECLQALEFLHANQVIHRDIKSDNVLLGMDGSVKLTDFGFCAQITPEQSKRSTMVGTPYWMAPEVVTRKAYGPKVDIWSLGIMAIEMVEGEPPYLNENPLRALYLIATNGTPELQNPEKLSPIFRDFLNLCLEMDVEKRGGGKELLQHPFLKLAKPLSSLTPLILAAKEAMKGNR; encoded by the exons ATGGATACAT ATATCACCCCATGCTCTCCTTCTATTCTGATTCCCATTCCTGATTTCTCTGACCCACCTCTGTCTATTGTGCACATTAGCACTTTCTttgctcctgtctgtctctttgttaCCCTCTTTCTGTCCTTCCCGCTCCCTGCGGCCATGTGTGATAACGGGGATCCCGAGGACAAGCCCCCAGCCCCCCCAGTCAGGATGAGCAGCACCATCTTCAGCACAGGCTCCAGCAAGGACCCGCTCTCAGCCAACCACAGCTCCAAGCCCCTGCCCTCGGTTCCGGAAGAAAGGAAACCCCGCAACAAGATCATCTCAATTTTCTCAGGAGCAGAGAAAG GTGGTAGAAAGAAAGACCGGGACAAAGAACGACCAgagatctctcctccttcagactTTGAACACACTATCCACGTTGGCTTTGATGCTGTCACTGGGGAGTTCACT GGCATGCCAGAGCAATGGGCACGGCTCCTCCAGACGTCAAACATCACCAAGTCAGAGCAGAAGAAGAACCCCCAGGCTGTTCTTGACGTGCTCAAATTCTATGATTCTACAGGCAACGGCCGCCAGAAATACCTCAGTTTCTCCTCTG AAAAGGATGGTTTCCCTGCAGGACCCCACTCT CCGGTCAAAAAGGGCACGGAACCCTCATCGATCATTATCAAGgacattgatgatgatgatgatgatgatgatgatgatgaagctCCCCCACCCATTGTGGCACCACGTCCAGAATACACTAAGAGT GTTTACACTCGCTCCGTCATTGACCCCATCCCTGCTCCAGCCACGTGTCCAGATGGAGACGCAGCCTCCAAGGGTCTAGACAGACAGAAGAAGAAGGGCAAGATGTCAGATGAGGAGATCATGGACAAACTGA GAACTATTGTCAGCATTGGAGATCCCAGAAAGAAGTACACAAGATATGAAAAAATTGGACAGGG GGCTTCAGGGACAGTGTTCACAGCCATTGACGTCGCCACTGGACAGGAG GTGGCCATTAAACAGATCAACCTACAGAAGCAGCCCAAGAAGGAGCTGATAATCAATGAGATTATGGTGATGAAAGAGTTAAAGAATCCGAACATTGTCAACTATGTAGACAG tttCCTGGTGGGAGAGGAGCTCTATGTGGTGATGGAGTATTTGGCTGGTGGTTCGCTGACTGatgtggtgacagagacctgCATGGACGAGGCTCAGATAGCTGCTGTCTGCAGAGAG TGTTTACAAGCACTGGAGTTCCTTCATGCGAACCAGGTCATCCATCGTGACATCAAGAGTGACAACGTGCTACTGGGAATGGATGGCTCTGTCAAGCtca CCGATTTTGGTTTCTGCGCCCAGATCACTCCAGAGCAGAGCAAGCGCAGCACCATGGTGGGTACGCCTTATTGGATGGCTCCTGAGGTGGTGACCCGGAAAGCCTATGGGCCTAAGGTTGATATCTGGTCCCTGGGCATCATGGCCATTGAGATGGTTGAGGGGGAGCCTCCATACCTCAATGAGAACCCGCTAAGA gcaCTGTACCTGATTGCCACAAATGGGACTCCAGAACTTCAGAACCCAGAGAAACTGTCTCCCATATTCAGAGACTTCCTTAACCTCTGCCTGGAAATGGatgtggagaagagaggtggtgGCAAAGAGCTGCTGCAG CATCCCTTCCTGAAGCTGGCAAAACCCCTGTCTAGTCTTACACCTCTAATCTTGGCTGCTAAGGAGGCCATGAAAGGCAACCGTTAA
- the LOC139406592 gene encoding inhibitor of growth protein 5-like isoform X1 has protein sequence MATAIYLEHYLDSIENLPCELQRNFTLMRDLDNRTEEKKGEIDKLAEEYISSVRNLASEQRVEHLQKIQSAYSKCKEFSDDKVQLAMQTYEMVDKHIRRLDADLARFENELKEKLEVSGYESPEGRGLKKGEGQGLREKRGPKGRGRKSSDEDSPRKKKLKNSPGLSSALLPMQPSDVLDMPVDPNEPTYCLCHQVSYGEMIGCDNPDCPIEWFHFACVDLATKPKGKWFCPRCTQDKKKK, from the exons ATGGCGACGGCAATATACCTGGAACATTACCTTGACA GTATTGAGAATCTGCCTTGTGAACTACAGAGAAACTTTACACTGATGCGGGACCTGGACAATAGAACTGAAG AGAAAAAAGGAGAGATCGACAAGCTGGCAGAGGAGTACATCTCAAGTGTAAGGAACTTGGCTTCGGAACAGAGGGTTGAGCACCTGCAGAAGATCCAGAGTGCTTACAGCAAGTGCAAGGAGTTCAGCGATGACAAAGTGCAGCTTGCAATGCAGACATATGAAATG GTGGACAAGCATATCCGCAGGCTGGATGCAGACCTGGCCCGATTTGAGAATGAGCTAAAGGAGAAGCTGGAAGTGAGCGGCTATGAAAGTCCAGAAGGAAGAGGGTTAAAGA AGGGTGAAGGTCAGGGACTAAGGGAGAAGCGAGGACCCAAGGGGAGAGGCAGGAAATCATCGGATGAGGATTCTCCCAGGAAGAAAAAGCTTAAAAATAG CCCAGGATTGAGTTCTGCTCTCCTGCCAATGCAACCGTCAGATGTTTTGGACATGCCAGTTGATCCCAATGAGCCAACATACTGCTTGTGCCATCAAGTGTCATATGGAGAGATGATTGGATGTGATAACCCTGAT TGTCCAATTGAGTGGTTTCACTTTGCTTGTGTTGATCTTGCTACAAAGCCCAAAGGAAAATG gTTTTGTCCACGGTGCACCCAGGATAAGAAGAAAAAATGA